The proteins below are encoded in one region of Candidatus Fusobacterium pullicola:
- a CDS encoding helix-turn-helix transcriptional regulator, giving the protein MLLTQRQKEIVEIVKENQPIIGDEIAKKLSLTRSALRTDFSVLIGKGILKSKPKIGYVYQGTADKKFVYEIMGPVVSVESNISVYDTILQIFAKDVGSILITEEGRLVGVVSRKDLLKIAIGNKDINKIPVNIIMTRIPNIIFCEESDEIKDAVKKIIDHQIDSIPVVKIKEIEGKKFYEAIGRVTKTTITRLFLENFGK; this is encoded by the coding sequence ATGTTACTTACACAAAGACAAAAAGAAATAGTAGAAATAGTAAAAGAAAATCAACCTATTATAGGAGATGAAATAGCTAAAAAACTATCTCTAACAAGATCAGCCTTAAGAACAGATTTTTCAGTTCTTATAGGAAAAGGAATATTGAAATCTAAGCCAAAAATTGGATACGTATATCAAGGTACAGCGGATAAAAAATTTGTATATGAAATAATGGGACCAGTGGTTTCAGTTGAAAGTAATATTTCTGTATATGATACTATTTTACAAATATTTGCAAAGGATGTGGGAAGTATTCTTATAACAGAAGAGGGAAGGTTAGTAGGAGTTGTATCTAGGAAAGATTTATTAAAGATAGCGATAGGTAATAAAGACATAAATAAGATTCCTGTAAATATAATTATGACAAGAATACCTAATATAATATTTTGTGAAGAGAGTGATGAGATAAAAGATGCAGTAAAAAAGATTATAGATCATCAAATAGACTCAATTCCTGTTGTTAAAATAAAGGAAATTGAAGGGAAAAAATTTTATGAGGCTATAGGGAGAGTAACCAAAACAACAATAACAAGATTATTTTTAGAAAATTTTGGTAAATAA